The following are encoded together in the Triticum dicoccoides isolate Atlit2015 ecotype Zavitan chromosome 6B, WEW_v2.0, whole genome shotgun sequence genome:
- the LOC119320939 gene encoding putative FBD-associated F-box protein At5g56440, giving the protein MDAAAGEGGGGFANHAADMEEHFSNLALAVLSAQDRINSIVPYLISLLPPPFVPAPDADDSSDSDDDHFSLTSSEDEADDRPTAVPAAQDDDGQEHISRLPDDLLSNIISRLPTNEAARTMVLSTRWRCVWAATPLLVDNAHLRAADGLCEFRAVRAVSRCVAAHPGPVVAARVTRLSFDQQEYALQQLIANLAARNIQDLILFNRPWPLDLPLPDDILSCASLTRLYIGLWRWRFPDTTTANSPAFPNLQELGLFHTIIKDTEVDALLAHCPKLKILSFAMAYSFPSCLRIRSRSLRIVVEWLCSFDEVIVEDAPCLERLFFESFADRSPVKIVHAPRLEVLGFLDLQLHVLEIGGIVIRAGMNVRASAMLPSLKILAVKVRFSHAAEAKMLHTLLRCFPRLQTLHVMSIGSRSPDSVDRADFWQSMGTCDCLESHLETLVLHGFQGLECEQLFVSYILEKGKVLKTLSVVYVDSEDVGVEEGPISGSVDESNVSSGGRSGSSSSDDVVMEGGPMSGSIGEGSAPSGGSSGNDIYFCPSASCWSFQNAIDLSVEDPFCVLLRQARITSAVAARDGVRISVFDDGAYDGRILTLL; this is encoded by the exons ATGGACGCCGCCGcaggtgaaggaggaggaggatttGCGAACCACGCCGCCGATATGGAGGAGCACTTCAGCAATCTGGCACTGGCGGTCCTGTCCGCGCAGGACCGCATCAATTCCATCGTCCCCTACCTCATCTCCCTCCTGCCCCCACCCTTCGTCCCCGCGCCCGACGCCGACGACTCCTCCGACTCCGACGACGACCACTTCTCCCTCACCTCCTCTGAGGACGAGGCCGACGACCGGCCCACTGCCGTTCCGGCGGCGCAGGACGATGACGGCCAGGAACACATCAGCCGCCTCCCGGACGACCTGCTCTCCAACATCATCTCCCGCCTCCCCACCAACGAAGCCGCACGCACCATGGTGCTCTCCACCCGCTGGCGCTGCGTCTGGGCGGCGACCCCGCTCCTCGTCGACAACGCTCACCTCCGGGCCGCCGACGGGCTCTGCGAGTTCCGCGCCGTCCGCGCCGTCTCCCGCTGCGTGGCCGCTCACCCgggccccgtcgtcgccgcgcgcgTCACCCGCCTCTCCTTCGACCAGCAGGAGTACGCGCTTCAGCAGCTGATTGCCAACCTTGCCGCGAGGAACATCCAGGACCTCATCCTCTTCAACCGCCCCTGGCCGCTCGACCTGCCGCTCCCTGACGATATCCTCAGCTGCGCCTCCCTCACCCGCCTCTACATCGGTCTCTGGCGATGGCGCTTCCCAGACAC CACGACCGCCAACTCGCCTGCCTTCCCCAACCTTCAGGAGCTCGGACTTTTCCACACCATCATCAAGGACACGGAAGTCGATGCCTTGCTCGCGCATTGCCCCAAGCTGAAGATCCTCTCCTTTGCCATGGCGTACAGCTTCCCTTCTTGCCTCCGCATCAGGTCCCGCAGCCTCCGTATCGTGGTCGAATGGTTATGCAGCTTCGATGAAGTCATCGTTGAGGATGCACCCTGCCTGGAGCGCCTGTTCTTCGAAAGCTTTGCCGACCGGAGTCCCGTCAAGATTGTCCACGCACCCCGGCTGGAGGTGCTCGGTTTCTTAGACCTCCAGCTCCACGTGCTCGAGATTGGCGGCATTGTGATCAGG GCTGGGATGAATGTGAGAGCCAGTGCCATGCTGCCAAGTTTGAAGATACTGGCTGTCAAGGTGCGGTTTTCGCATGCAGCGgagg ctaagatgctGCACACTCTACTCAGATGCTTTCCTCGCCTTCAGACGCTTCATGTCATG TCCATTGGATCCaggtcacctgatagtgttgatcGTGCTGACTTCTGGCAGTCCATGGGCACATGCGATTGCCTTGAATCTCATCTGGAGACGCTTGTCCTCCACGGCTTCCAGGGCCTTGAATGTGAGCAGCTGTTCGTCAGTTACATACTGGAGAAGGGGAAGGTGCTTAAGACCCTGAGCGTTGTTTATGTTGACAGTGAGGATGTAGGAGTAGAGGAAGGCCCCATCTCAGGTTCTGTTGATGAGAGCAATGTGTCATCTGGTGGAAGAA GTGGAAGCAGTAGCAGTGATGATGTGGTAATGGAGGGAGGTCCGATGTCAGGTTCCATTGGTGAGGGCAGTGCGCCATCAGGTGGAAGCAGTGGCAATGATAT ctATTTTTGTCCGTCCGCCTCTTGCTGGAGCTTTCAGAACGCCATTGACTTGTCAGTGGAGGATCCTTTCTGCGTGTTGTTGAGGCAGGCCCGGATCACTTCTGCTGTTGCGGCACGAGACGGTGTGCGAATTTCTGTTTTTGATGATGGTGCTTATGATGGCCGTATTTTGACGCTTCTCTAG
- the LOC119323171 gene encoding AP-4 complex subunit sigma, which produces MGIRFVLLVNKQGQTRLAQYYEHLSLDERRALEGEIVRKCLARTDQQCSFVEHRNYKVVYRRYASLFFLVGVDNDENELAILEFIHLLVETMDRHFGNVCELDIMFHLEKVHFMLEEMVMNGCIVETSKQNILAPIQLMEKTS; this is translated from the exons ATGGGGATCCGGTTCGTGCTGCTGGTGAACAAGCAGGGGCAGACGCGGCTGGCGCAGTACTACGAGCACCTCTCcctcgacgagcgccgcgccctcgAGGGCGAGATCGTCCGCAAGTGCCTCGCCCGCACCGACCAGCAG TGCTCTTTCGTGGAGCACCGGAACTACAAGGTCGTCTACCGGCGCTACGcctccctcttcttcctcgtcggcgTCGACAACGATGAG AATGAGTTAGCCATCCTTGAATTCATACATCTTCTCGTGGAAACCATGGACCGTCACTTTGGCAACGTG TGTGAGCTTGACATCATGTTCCATCTGGAGAAAGTCCACTTCATGCTTGAAGAGATGGTGATGAATGGTTGCATCGTGGAGACGAGCAAACAGAACATATTGGCGCCCATCCAGCTTATGGAGAAAACCTCGTAA